From Aptenodytes patagonicus chromosome 1, bAptPat1.pri.cur, whole genome shotgun sequence, one genomic window encodes:
- the ARMC10 gene encoding armadillo repeat-containing protein 10 isoform X1: protein MGEPRGAAAAARAAAAIALGAGACYCLWRLAAGGRRGQRAAAGAARAPPSDSSPLVSTHTMDADALQKLIHLLQATDDPLIQEQALITLSNSAAFSVNQDIIRNLDGLSVIGGMLSDCVPKVKEKALNAFNNLSMNIKNQEEIQVYITQVCRNVESAPLNSDLQLAGLRLLTNMSVTSDYHHKMINSIPCFLHLLSEGTERTQIQVLKVLVNLSANPAMTGHLLRAQVPSLLLLFDTCINRDILLRGLAFAANLKKNMNNEDGTMIQDQYSEDSIFFTLCRDSTPFAQKLASLLHHPDTEVKEQVVKILTQ, encoded by the exons ATGGGGgagccgcggggggcggcggcggcggcgagggcggcggcggcgatcgCGCTCGGGGCGGGCGCTTGCTACTGCCTCTGGCGgctggcggcgggcggccggcggggacAGCGCGCTGCGGCCGGggcggcccgggccccgccgtcAG acaGCAGTCCTCTGGTGTCAACCCATACCATGGATGCGGATGCTCTACAGAAACTTATTCATTTGCTCCAGGCCACAGATGATCCATTAATTCAAGAGCAAGCTTTAATCACTCTCAGCAACAGTGCTGCCTTCTCTGTAAATCAA GATATAATCCGAAATTTGGATGGCCTTTCTGTTATTGGAGGGATGCTCTCAGATTGCGTTcccaaagttaaagaaaaagcactaaatgcatttaataatttGAGTATGAATATTAAAAATCAGGAGGAGATACAG gTATATATTACGCAAGTTTGTAGGAACGTTGAGTCAGCTCCCCTGAACTCTGATCTGCAGCTAGCTGGACTCAGGTTGTTGACAAATATGTCTGTTACCAGTGACTACCACCATAAGATGATAAACTCAATTCCATgctttcttcatttgctttcagAAGGAACTGAAAGGACACAG ATTCAGGTTTTGAAAGTACTTGTGAACTTATCTGCAAACCCAGCCATGACAGGACATCTTCTCAGAGCTCAA GTGCCATCATTGCTGTTACTTTTTGACACCTGTATAAACAGAGATATTCTGCTTAGAGGCCTGGCATTTGCAGCAAACTTGAAAAAGAACATGAACAATGAAGATGGCACCATGATTCAGGACCAATACAGTGAAGATTCAATTTTCTTTACACTCTGCAGGGACTCTACCCCATTCGCTCAGAAACTGGCATCTTTATTGCATCACCCCGATACAGAAGTGAAAGAGCAAGTTGTGAAAATATTAACACAATag
- the ARMC10 gene encoding armadillo repeat-containing protein 10 isoform X2, whose amino-acid sequence MDADALQKLIHLLQATDDPLIQEQALITLSNSAAFSVNQDIIRNLDGLSVIGGMLSDCVPKVKEKALNAFNNLSMNIKNQEEIQVYITQVCRNVESAPLNSDLQLAGLRLLTNMSVTSDYHHKMINSIPCFLHLLSEGTERTQIQVLKVLVNLSANPAMTGHLLRAQVPSLLLLFDTCINRDILLRGLAFAANLKKNMNNEDGTMIQDQYSEDSIFFTLCRDSTPFAQKLASLLHHPDTEVKEQVVKILTQ is encoded by the exons ATGGATGCGGATGCTCTACAGAAACTTATTCATTTGCTCCAGGCCACAGATGATCCATTAATTCAAGAGCAAGCTTTAATCACTCTCAGCAACAGTGCTGCCTTCTCTGTAAATCAA GATATAATCCGAAATTTGGATGGCCTTTCTGTTATTGGAGGGATGCTCTCAGATTGCGTTcccaaagttaaagaaaaagcactaaatgcatttaataatttGAGTATGAATATTAAAAATCAGGAGGAGATACAG gTATATATTACGCAAGTTTGTAGGAACGTTGAGTCAGCTCCCCTGAACTCTGATCTGCAGCTAGCTGGACTCAGGTTGTTGACAAATATGTCTGTTACCAGTGACTACCACCATAAGATGATAAACTCAATTCCATgctttcttcatttgctttcagAAGGAACTGAAAGGACACAG ATTCAGGTTTTGAAAGTACTTGTGAACTTATCTGCAAACCCAGCCATGACAGGACATCTTCTCAGAGCTCAA GTGCCATCATTGCTGTTACTTTTTGACACCTGTATAAACAGAGATATTCTGCTTAGAGGCCTGGCATTTGCAGCAAACTTGAAAAAGAACATGAACAATGAAGATGGCACCATGATTCAGGACCAATACAGTGAAGATTCAATTTTCTTTACACTCTGCAGGGACTCTACCCCATTCGCTCAGAAACTGGCATCTTTATTGCATCACCCCGATACAGAAGTGAAAGAGCAAGTTGTGAAAATATTAACACAATag
- the NAPEPLD gene encoding N-acyl-phosphatidylethanolamine-hydrolyzing phospholipase D isoform X2 → MDKKMGEEQPLTACNQYPKEAVRKRQNSGRGSRGSDSSRTSRKSFRLDYRLEEDVTKSKRGKDGKFVNPWPTWKSPTLPNILKWSLMEKNNSNVPCSKQELDKELPVLKPYFVQKPELAGKTGTGMRVTWLGHASVMVEMDELVFLTDPIFSQRASPTQLVGPKRFRGPPCTVEQLPKIDAVMISHTHYDHLDYNTVTSLNERFGSELRWFVPLGLLDWMQRCGCENVIELDWWEENCVPGHDAVTFVFTPSQHWCKRTATDDNKVLWGSWSVLGPWNRFFFSGDTGYCVAFEQIGKRFGPFDLAAIPIGAYEPRWFMKYQHVDPEEAVRIHIDVQAKKSVAIHWGTFALANEYYLDPPVKLNEALERYGLKKEDFFVLNHGESRDLSTNDGFE, encoded by the exons ATGGATAAGAAAATGGGTGAAGAGCAGCCTTTGACTGCGTGTAACCAGTACCCTAAAGAAGCGGTGAGGAAACGTCAGAATTCAGGTCGAGGTTCCAGGGGCAGCGATTCTTCCAGGACCTCGAGGAAAAGCTTCAGGCTGGACTACAGATTAGAAGAGGATGTCACTAAATCAAAGAGAGGCAAAGATGGGAAATTTGTCAACCCGTGGCCAACATGGAAGTCGCCAACCTtgccaaatattttgaaatggtccctcatggaaaaaaataacagcaacgTGCCATGCTCAAAGCAG GAACTCGATAAAGAGCTTCCAGTGTTAAAACCTTACTTTGTTCAAAAGCCGGAACTTGCTGGGAAGACAGGAACTGGTATGCGAGTCACGTGGTTGGGACATGCCTCAGTTATGGTGGAAATGGATGAACTTGTATTTCTTACTGACCCAATCTTCAGCCAGCGAGCTTCCCCTACTCAGCTGGTGGGTCCCAAGCGCTTCCGAGGACCTCCGTGCACAGTAGAGCAGCTCCCCAAAATAGATGCAGTCATGATCAGCCACACCCATTATGATCATTTGGACTACAACACTGTAACGAGTTTAAACGAACGCTTTGGGAGTGAGCTGCGCTGGTTTGTGCCTCTAGGGCTCTTGGACTGGATGCAGAGATGTGGTTGTGAGAATGTGATTGAACTGGATTGGTGGGAAGAGAACTGCGTCCCTGGTCACGATGCGGTAACTTTTGTCTTCACCCCTTCTCAACATTGGTGCAAAAGGACTGCGACAGATGATAACAAGGTTCTTTGGGGCAGCTGGTCTGTCTTGGGACCTTGGaataggtttttcttttcaggagATACTGGATATTGTGTTGCTTTTGAACAGATAGGTAAAAGGTTTGGACCTTTTGATCTTGCAGCCATCCCTATTGGAGCTTATGAGCCAAG GTGGTTTATGAAATACCAGCACGTGGATCCTGAAGAAGCAGTAAGAATCCATATTGATGTTCAAGCAAAGAAGTCTGTAGCAATTCACTGGGGGACCTTTGCTTTAGCAAATGAG TATTACTTGGATCCTCCAGTTAAACTGAATGAAGCTCTTGAAAGATATGGCTTGAAAAAAGAAGACTTCTTTGTCTTAAACCATGGAGAATCACGGGACTTGAGTACAAATGATGGATTTGAATGA
- the NAPEPLD gene encoding N-acyl-phosphatidylethanolamine-hydrolyzing phospholipase D isoform X1 yields MVRSRALWSCCLQLAALPSAAGWSGGKPQPFNGSCWRAAEPPRRGWSGSMEEEEEEEDETPQGQRQPGSSPQKDMDKKMGEEQPLTACNQYPKEAVRKRQNSGRGSRGSDSSRTSRKSFRLDYRLEEDVTKSKRGKDGKFVNPWPTWKSPTLPNILKWSLMEKNNSNVPCSKQELDKELPVLKPYFVQKPELAGKTGTGMRVTWLGHASVMVEMDELVFLTDPIFSQRASPTQLVGPKRFRGPPCTVEQLPKIDAVMISHTHYDHLDYNTVTSLNERFGSELRWFVPLGLLDWMQRCGCENVIELDWWEENCVPGHDAVTFVFTPSQHWCKRTATDDNKVLWGSWSVLGPWNRFFFSGDTGYCVAFEQIGKRFGPFDLAAIPIGAYEPRWFMKYQHVDPEEAVRIHIDVQAKKSVAIHWGTFALANEYYLDPPVKLNEALERYGLKKEDFFVLNHGESRDLSTNDGFE; encoded by the exons ATGGTGAGGAGCAGGGCGCTgtggagctgctgcctgcagctcgcCGCGCTGCCCTCAGCGGCGGGCTGGTCGGGTGGGAAGCCGCAGCCGTTCAACGGCTCCTGCTGGAGAGCAGCGGAGCCGCCGCGGAGGGGGTGGAGCGGcagcatggaggaggaggaggaggaggaggacgagacTCCTCAGGGGCAACGGCAGCCCGGGAG ttcTCCTCAAAAAGATATGGATAAGAAAATGGGTGAAGAGCAGCCTTTGACTGCGTGTAACCAGTACCCTAAAGAAGCGGTGAGGAAACGTCAGAATTCAGGTCGAGGTTCCAGGGGCAGCGATTCTTCCAGGACCTCGAGGAAAAGCTTCAGGCTGGACTACAGATTAGAAGAGGATGTCACTAAATCAAAGAGAGGCAAAGATGGGAAATTTGTCAACCCGTGGCCAACATGGAAGTCGCCAACCTtgccaaatattttgaaatggtccctcatggaaaaaaataacagcaacgTGCCATGCTCAAAGCAG GAACTCGATAAAGAGCTTCCAGTGTTAAAACCTTACTTTGTTCAAAAGCCGGAACTTGCTGGGAAGACAGGAACTGGTATGCGAGTCACGTGGTTGGGACATGCCTCAGTTATGGTGGAAATGGATGAACTTGTATTTCTTACTGACCCAATCTTCAGCCAGCGAGCTTCCCCTACTCAGCTGGTGGGTCCCAAGCGCTTCCGAGGACCTCCGTGCACAGTAGAGCAGCTCCCCAAAATAGATGCAGTCATGATCAGCCACACCCATTATGATCATTTGGACTACAACACTGTAACGAGTTTAAACGAACGCTTTGGGAGTGAGCTGCGCTGGTTTGTGCCTCTAGGGCTCTTGGACTGGATGCAGAGATGTGGTTGTGAGAATGTGATTGAACTGGATTGGTGGGAAGAGAACTGCGTCCCTGGTCACGATGCGGTAACTTTTGTCTTCACCCCTTCTCAACATTGGTGCAAAAGGACTGCGACAGATGATAACAAGGTTCTTTGGGGCAGCTGGTCTGTCTTGGGACCTTGGaataggtttttcttttcaggagATACTGGATATTGTGTTGCTTTTGAACAGATAGGTAAAAGGTTTGGACCTTTTGATCTTGCAGCCATCCCTATTGGAGCTTATGAGCCAAG GTGGTTTATGAAATACCAGCACGTGGATCCTGAAGAAGCAGTAAGAATCCATATTGATGTTCAAGCAAAGAAGTCTGTAGCAATTCACTGGGGGACCTTTGCTTTAGCAAATGAG TATTACTTGGATCCTCCAGTTAAACTGAATGAAGCTCTTGAAAGATATGGCTTGAAAAAAGAAGACTTCTTTGTCTTAAACCATGGAGAATCACGGGACTTGAGTACAAATGATGGATTTGAATGA